The nucleotide sequence AACGCTCATGGCGTCTGACTGGAACATGGGCAGAAACCGGCTTCCTGCTGTCAGACGGGGGTAACACTCCAGGAACAGACCCATGGCTCTCTCATCCATTCTGTTCAGCCCTTTTCTCACATTCACAGACGTCTCTCCCCGGTCTGCCAGAAATTCCTCCCACTGAAGGTAAACTTCCGGATACTCCCGCCGCCACAGCTTTAAGGTTTTCAGTGCTTCCGAGTAATTATTTTCGGGAATCAAATCCTTAAGGTTCTCCCGCTCCAGCCCTTCCTTTAGTCCGTACAGAAAAGAGTGGTTCAAATCTGTTCCCCTTCCTGATACCAGTACGGGCAGAAAGCGTTTTTTCTCCCGATAGATGCGGCGTATCATCTCTGCCGCTTCCCTGTCCGTCTGCTCTGTCCGTGACAGTACCGAAAGGACCCCTGACTGTTCCCCCTGCAGAAAAGCCAGCAGCAGCAACAGAAGATGGGATTTCCCTTTTCCGTACGGCCCAATCAGAACGGTTGCATTTTCTCCCGTATTTTCCAGAATATTGTTCAGATAATACTTCAAAATCTGCAGAGAAGCACGGGTGGGAATGTAACTTCCAATCCGCAGGGCATTTCCCAGATCCAGGCTCAGGTTCACAGATTTCTGAAACCGGCTGTTGATACTGATATATTTTTTTAAGTATTCCATGTTTTCTTTCCCCTCCGGCCTCTGATTGCCCTTATCTGCCATGACCCGGCAGCCTGCCTTTTCTGCTGCCGGAGTTCCCGTAGTAGTGCTCCTGCAGTACCTGGCCCGGAGTCGTCATCCCCGGCAGATATACCATATCCAGCCCGGCGGTGCGGTTCAGAACAATTTTCCCGGCCCATTCCAGCTGTTCCAGCAGTTCCATCAGGCCGGTACGCTTCAGATTCAGTATATTTCCCGGACCGTTTTCCTGCGTCAGCAAATCTTCTATATGAATTCCTCTCTCTGCTCTGGCCCGGCCGGCCATAAGATACAGCACGATTTCCGCCGGGAGCCTGTTCAGCCGGGGCTGGGCTTTCTCATATCCTTCTTCTGTCTGTTTCAGCAGTTCCAGCGCCCCAAAAGGACTGACGTTCTTCTCCTCCGGGTTGCTGCCTCTGGCGGCCTTCCGCCCGTACATACGCAAAATGGCGTCGCAGTCGTCCTTCACAGAGCGGGCGGACACCTTCTGTTCCCCTGCTGCGGTTCCTGCCAGTTCCATCATTCTCCGCTCCAGTTCTTCTCCGGTAAATTCCCCATAGCCAAATTCATTGAAAAACAACTGCCAGGCAGTGGCCTGACTCCGGTTCCTGGCAATATTGCAGTGAACAATCCACAGAGAAAACATTTCCTCAAAATACGGGTCTTTCTGCAGAATCATTTCTCCCAGCTCCGTAAGCCTGACCACCGTACGGACGCTCTCATCCGAGAGTCCGCTGCATTTGAGCCAGTACCGAATGGATTTTGCCATATTGGGCCCTACGCCCAGAGCATCCGCACCATAATTTTCAAAAAAGACTCTGGGATTTCTTTTGACCTCCCGCAGCCCTTTATTCAGCCATCCTTCTCTTATAATAAAACTTTCATGTCCTTTGAAACGAACGGAATGCTTCATTTTCTGTCTCCTCATGTTCTTCTGATGGAAAGCACTTTTCTCATGTAACATCCTGCGGTAAAATGGTTCACACATGCGCCGCACCGCAGGCACTTTTCGTCTGAAATGCGGTATTCCGTACCGCCTGTCTTTTTCTCTCTGACCGAAAGAGCGTTGTATCTGCACACACTCTCGCAGGCCAGGCAGCCCATACACATCTGATACTTGGTAAGCTGGCATTTTATACGTTCCTCTGCGGATTTCAAATCTCTGGCTCCTGCAATCCTGACATTCAGAATCGTCACCTTTAAGTTCCGGGAACCCGGACGTCCCTGCAGTTTTAAGAGTACCTCTCCGTTTGCGCTCAGCACATATACTTCTCCCATTCCGGCGCGGCCCATATCAGAATTCAGATAGCCGAAAGGCCGGAACAGCTCGTACAGTTCCTCGGAAACAGGACGCTGCAAATCATAATAAAAGGTATTTTCTTCCGTGGCACAGGGCCGGAAAGACACCACCGATTTTTCTGCGTAAGCCACACCGTTCCCGCCCTGTCTGGCTTTCCAGCCTCCCTCCCGCACATAATCCTGCGCATCTTCTTTGCCGATACTTTCCGCAAATTCCACCAGCAGCCTGTAAAACCGTTCCGACTGCTTTGGCATATGCACGGAGGAAAGAAATTCCGACCATTCGCTGTTGTTGGGACAGCACCAGCAGCCTACTCTGGAATACCCCAGCCGGTACGCCTCATTAACATCAAGCTCTCTGGTAAAAAGATACAGCCAGATATCAAAATCCATCCAGTCAATGACCGGAGAAATAATTCTCTGTTTGGTAATTTTGGGACTGTCCGATTCCCTGTCATATTTGCTTCTGCTGGTCGACTCACTGCGCCGGATTCCGTAAAAAGTAAGAATCTGATTTTTTTCCCGGAACAAAGCCCGGATTTTCTTCTGAATCACACCTGTTTTAAACACGGTGCAGCACCAGCGCATGACCCGACTGGGCGGCCCTGTGAGCCTGCAGAGGGTCTCAAAATCTTTTTCCTTATTCCGGGCGGAAACCATGGGTGTTCTGGGATGCGCTTTCCGGAACCGTTTTACATATTCATACGTAAAAGGAAATTCCAGCGTGGTGTCTCCGAAAATGTGCATGAGTTCCGGACGTCCCAGGGCCCGGATAACCAGATCGGAGGTAACCGTGGAATCCTTACCGCCGCTGAAAGATACAAACATGTCCAATATGGGTGTGTTCCCGGCCTTTTCCCGGATATAGGAACCTGCCTCTTCCAGAATCTTCTCATATCTGGAACGGTTTGCCCTCACAAAACGCTGCCGGTATGTCTCAAAATACTCTTCCGAATTCCGATGCTTTAATTCCTCGTACTGACTCCGGATGGCGCGGCAGTCCCTGTCTTTCAGACCGCCCACTGAAAAAGGAATCTTATGTCCGTTTACAAAATAATGGTTCCCGGCCCCATTCCACACAGACCCTTCCAGGTATGCAAAAGGCTTCCCCAAAATAATTTCCACCAGAAGACGTTCCTCCGGAAACACCGGGCGGATATCCGTAGTCAGACGCCTTCCTTCCCGGCCGCACAGACTGCACCGGCTTTCGTAAAGGGGAATCCGGCAGGAGTCGCACCAGTAAATCTCCGACACCGCTTCCGCCCTGCCGCCGCAGGAAGGGCAGACGCTGGTCTCGCATTCGGCATTGGTGCAGGGCAGGGGTTCACCCGTTTCCTGATTCCTGTTTCTGCATGTATATGTAATCATATGTCTTCCTCATCATTCTTTCCATCCTGTATATAGCATTTATTTTATTCTCTTTTAAAGAGAATTTCAACAGGTATTTTTCCTTTTACAAAAGAATTTGTTTCTGCTGAACAGGGAACCGGAAAGCACGCTGCCAGGGCTGTAATTTCGGTTATTACTTATTTTAAGGAACCGTTATACGCTATTTCTTGGCACCGGGACAAAATTGTAATATTGTATGTTTGGGGTAAAATATTCCGGGGCATCCGCCGGATATCCGTTCCGGGTTTGCCACCGGCAGGAGGACGTAAACATCACATGGTAAATTTTGTTATTTTTGTGGAATGTTTTGGCATTTGCCTGACTATAATAGCGCTGCTGCTTCTCCTGAACGGAGATGGCGCAAGAGAACAAAAACTGTTAATCTTTATTTTGTGCGGTTCACTGGTACAGAACGCGGGCTATCTGCTGGAGCTGACCGCGCCTACGGTGGAAGCTGCCATGACGGCAGTAACTGTGGAAAATCTGGGTTCTGCCTTTGTTCCTCTTTGTTATTGCTGGTTTATCTATATTTACTGTTATATCACTCCGCCGAAGACACTTTTAAATGTTCTCAGCGTAATCAGTTTCTTTATTCTGCCCACGGTCTTTTTTAACTGGAACGGCCTTTTCTATCAGGACGTCCGGTGGCTGGCAGATACGGATGGATTTCATTATGTCAGTATTACCTACGGCCCGCTGTATGTGTTTTTTCTGTTCAGCCGTATTATCATTCCCCATGCGCTTTGTATCTTCACATTACTGAGCGCCATCCGCGGACGGTCCGATCGGCAGGTCAACCGGCAGTACTGGACAATTCTTGGAATTTCCACCCTCCCTGTTATTGTGCTGATAGCCTATATCTGTAAACTGGTGAAAATATTCGATTTCACACCGGTAACACTGACCATTTCCATGTCTCTGGTAGTCATCGTGGTCTGGAGCCGGCGTAATTATGATTTCCGCCATCTGGCGGCGGCAAAAGTTCTGGAAAGTCTGGGCGACGGCGTAATTACGCTGGACGACCATGACCGGCTGGTGAGCTATAACAAAGCAGCGGCAGAAATTTTCACCCGTCTGCCTGCTCATAAACTGGGAGAAAACATCCGGGTGGTGAAAGATTTTCAGGAGGAAATGCTCGATGAAAAAGCTTTTCCATCCATGAGCGGCATTATGAAAGCCACAGCAGACATATTGTAGATGAAAACGGCAGGATACAGGGCTGTACTATTTTAATTCTGGATATGACTGATACAAAAGCCTATATCAATGAAATCAAACGCGTACGCCAGCAGGCAGAAAAAGCCAGCATTGTAAAAAGTGAATTTCTTGCCAATATGTCCCACGAGATACGCACTCCCATGAACGCCATTATCGGTCTGAATGATATTATCATGGAAGAATGCGGAGACACGGAAATCTATGCCCATGCCAAAGACGTGCAGTCTGCGGCAAAAAATCTGCTGGCAATTACCAATGACATTCTGGACCTGTCCAAAGTGGAAGCCGGTAAAACGGAACTGGTGTACGAAGATTACTACATAAAAGTTATCGCAAACGAGATTGTGGGAATTATGGATATGGCGGCTTCCCAACGGGGAATTATCCTCAAATATGAATGCGACCAGACGATTCCATGCCACTACAACGGTGACGACGGAAGAAGCAAACAGATTCTGATTAACATTCTCAACAATGCCATTAAATTCACGAAAAAAGGATACGTACGGGTATATATAACCGGAAAACCAGGTGTAAATGAGTATAAGGAACTGCTTACCTTCTGCGTGGAAGACACCGGATGCGGTATCCGGGAAGAAGACCTTGAGAAAATATTTGAAGATTTCCGTCAGGTGGATTTCAGACGGAACCGAAGTACAGAGGGTACGGGACTGGGACTTGCCATTGTAAAACATCTGGTGGAACTGATGAAAGGCACCATTGATTTACAAAGCACCTATGGTAAGGGAATCACCGTTACAATTACTGTTCCCCAGAAAATCGTGGACAGACGCCCGATTTCGGAGATGCCGGAACTTCCGCAGACAGAACAGAAAATCACAGATACTTTTACCGCCCCCGGTATCCGGGTGCTTATTGTGGACGACAATGTCATCAACCGCAAGGTTGCCAGAGGATTTCTGAAAAATTATGCCTTTGATCTGACAGAAGCAGAAAGCGGACCGGAAGCCATTGAGCTGGTGCGCAATATCCGATATGATATTATCTTTATGGATCATATGATGCCCGGCATGGACGGCATTGAGGCGGCGGAGATTATCCGCAGAGACTGCGGGGAAAACGGAACCGCGCCTGTTATGGTTGCACTGACCGCCAATGCCATGGAAGGTATGCGGGAGCATTTTCTGAAATGCGGTTTTCAGGATTTCATTTCCAAACCTCTGGCCCCGTCGGAATTCCAGATTGACGGAGTGGACATGGACGCCGCCATGGAATATTATTCCGGCGACGAAGACAGCTTTGTGGATCTGCTGGAGCTTTATTGCATGGACGGCAAGCGCAAAACAGAACTTCTGCATGAGCTTGTGGATTCAGATATTTTACGCTATCAGATAGAACTGCACGGACTTAAAAGCGCATCTGCCAATATCGGAGCCATGGACGTCTCAGCTCTGGCCCGTGCGCAGGAAAATGCCGCCGCACAGGGAGACCGGGCATTTATCACGGAGCAGTTTCCAGTGCTGATGGCAGAATATGAAACCCTTCTGGCAAATATCGAACAGTTTCTGGAAGGACGCAGACAGGAGAATGACGGGGCAGAAAAACTTCCCGGTCTGCCCATTCAGGAGCTGACAGAACAGACTGCGGCAGCTCTGGAAGAACTGAAGCATTTCCGTTCCCGGCAATGTGCGGAACGAGTGGACAGAATGCTGCTTCATGAACTGCCGGAAGACATCGGAAAACGTCTTTTGCAGATACGGGATCAACTGAGATTATATGAAGATGACAACGCGGAAGATTTGCTGAGTCAGCTTCTGAGCATACTCAAAAAAGAGGAGGAAGTCAAATGAGTCAAACAGAATGCAGCGATTCCAAAAAGCGCATTTTAGCGGTAGACGATAATGCTATTGTCTTAACAGGAATTTCAAATACCCTGCAAAATGATTATGACGTAATCACTGTCAATTCAGGAATACGTGCTCTGAAGTATCTGGAACTGGAGAAGCCGGACCTGATTCTGCCGGACATTCAGATGGAGCAAAAGAACGGTATTGAAACCTTGCAGGAAATACGTGGGATGGATGATATGGCGGACATACCGGTAATCATGCTTACCGGCGTGGAGGATAAGGATTTTGTCCTGTCCAGCGCCAGACTGGGAATCCAGCATATTTTCCGGCCCGCCGTTGATGTTAATCAGCGCTCCGATAGAGGCGTGCATAATAAAAAACGCCACCACCGCAGACAAAGCGGCCACATCTTTTTCCTTTCTGGCCATACCGATGGCAACGCCCATGGCAAAAATAATGGGCAGATTGGCAAAGACGATATCGCCCGCTTCGCTCATGATTTTGAAAATACCGTTAAATACGGTTCCCGGCCCCATCACGTCCAGAAGGCCATAGGTCTCCAGCATGGTCTCGTTGGAAAAGGAACCGCCGATTCCCAGCAAAAGTCCTGCTACCGGGAGAATCGCAATCGGGAGCATGAAGGATCTTCCCACATACTGCAACACACCAAAAATTTTGTCTTTCATATCTCTTCTCCTTTTTTATATTTAAATATCCGGAGTATGTGCATGAGGGCCTTAATAAAATTCAGGTGCTTCTGACACCCTGGTCCTTATAGAAGAAAAAAAGGCACTAACACACATAAACATCCAAAATATTTATGCATAGTTAATGCCTTATCTTTCATAAGTAACATACTATATCATATGTACTAAATTACCATTGACATCTTCATTTGTAAAGTTTTTTTACAGGATTTCGTTCATGCTTCCGGTACGGTAGCCCTCCATGTCCACAGACACATAAGTAAATCCGTATTCCCGGAACTGCCCGATAATTCTTCTCCTGATTTCTTCCGGAAACAGTTTTTCAAAATCTTCCGGCAGCACTTCGATTCTGGCCATGGTTCCATGTATCCGTACCCGGAACTGGGCAAAGCCCAGCTCCATCAGAAGCTGTTCCGCCTGCTCCACCATGGCAAGTTTTTCTTCTGTGATAACTTCCCCGTAAGGAAACCGGGAAGCCAGACAGGCAAAGGAAGGTTTCTCCCAGGTATCCAGCCCCATCTCTCTGGAAAGCAGACGGATTTCCTGTTTGGTCAGTCCGGCTTCCCGCAGAGGGCTTCTGATTCCAAGTTCTGCCACTGCCTGCATACCGGGTCTGTAGTCCCCTTCGTCGTCCACATTGGAGCCTTCCGCCACATAAGCCATCCCCTGTTCTGCGGCAATCTCCCTGACCTGTTCCAGAAATGCCTTTTTGCAAAAATAGCAGCGGTTGGGCGGATTCTGCCGGAATCCTTCAATTTCCAGTTCCCGGAATGCAAACACAATCTGGCGGATTCCCTCTTTCCGGCAAAATTCCCTGGCTTCTTCCAGCTCCCGTCCGGGAAAGGAAGCAGACCTGGCCGTAACTGCAAGTACCTGCACTCCGGGAACTTCCTGAGCTGTTTTCAGCAGAAAAGTGGAGTCCACGCCGCCGGAAAAAGCGATTGCCACCCTTCCCGGCTCTCTGAGATTCTGTTTTAAATGTTCCAGTTTTATCTTTGCTGCTTCTGTTGAATTTTCTGTCATAATCTGCGCCATATTTTCACCTGATCCTATATTTCAATTCTTTTGATTTCCGGATATTTTTCCGCAAATTCCGTAAGGTGGAACAGTTCTTTCCCATGAGACGTCCGTACCAGCATTTCCAGCCGGATGCGGTTCCCTTTCTTCCTGGTGCGGAACTTTAAAATCCGGCATTTGTACACCTCTTCCAGCTCTCTTTTTATCTCTCCGCCAATCCGGCTCCCGGCATCCGTAGTAAAGATATACTCCACTTCCACCTCGTACACATCTTTTATAATATGGGACAGTTTGCCCTGGCGTCCCAGAAAAATTTCCACCAGAACCACAATGACCGTAGTACAGATTCCGATTACATACAGACCGGCTCCCACTGCCATTCCCACGCCTACCGTAGCCCATATTCCGGCCGATGTGGTGATTCCGCTCACATTTTTATTACGGGAAAAGATAACCCCGGAGCCCAGAAATCCAATGGCAGCCACTGCCCCCGCCGCAATCCTGGCCGGGTCCACCCGCACATACTGCCCTACCACGTCCTGGAATCCGTATTTGGACAGCACAATCATCAATGCTGAGGAAACGGCCACAATCACATGGGTGCGGAGACCCGCTGTTTTCTTCCGGCTTTCCCGCTCATAACCAATCAGGCCTCCGCAGAAGCCTGCCAGTAAAATTCTCGCCATCCATTCCATCTGCTGTACGAAATCCATCAACACTATAATGGCCCTCCTTCCTTCTCAAGGCAAATTATATCACACCTTTTTCCGGTTTTCAGCAAATCTGTGCAACATTGTCAGGTGATAAGTTTCATTTTGCGTACAAAAAGCAGGGACTCTCTCGAATCTCTGCTCCCTGATTGATGTTTTTAATTATCTTATTCTAAATTCCTCTGCTTCTTCGTCTGCAAGAGGTCTGCCCAACAGCTTGAACTTTTCGATCATCTCTTTCCATTTATAGCG is from Lachnospiraceae bacterium JLR.KK002 and encodes:
- a CDS encoding DUF4007 family protein, with protein sequence MKHSVRFKGHESFIIREGWLNKGLREVKRNPRVFFENYGADALGVGPNMAKSIRYWLKCSGLSDESVRTVVRLTELGEMILQKDPYFEEMFSLWIVHCNIARNRSQATAWQLFFNEFGYGEFTGEELERRMMELAGTAAGEQKVSARSVKDDCDAILRMYGRKAARGSNPEEKNVSPFGALELLKQTEEGYEKAQPRLNRLPAEIVLYLMAGRARAERGIHIEDLLTQENGPGNILNLKRTGLMELLEQLEWAGKIVLNRTAGLDMVYLPGMTTPGQVLQEHYYGNSGSRKGRLPGHGR
- a CDS encoding phosphoadenosine phosphosulfate reductase family protein, which gives rise to MITYTCRNRNQETGEPLPCTNAECETSVCPSCGGRAEAVSEIYWCDSCRIPLYESRCSLCGREGRRLTTDIRPVFPEERLLVEIILGKPFAYLEGSVWNGAGNHYFVNGHKIPFSVGGLKDRDCRAIRSQYEELKHRNSEEYFETYRQRFVRANRSRYEKILEEAGSYIREKAGNTPILDMFVSFSGGKDSTVTSDLVIRALGRPELMHIFGDTTLEFPFTYEYVKRFRKAHPRTPMVSARNKEKDFETLCRLTGPPSRVMRWCCTVFKTGVIQKKIRALFREKNQILTFYGIRRSESTSRSKYDRESDSPKITKQRIISPVIDWMDFDIWLYLFTRELDVNEAYRLGYSRVGCWCCPNNSEWSEFLSSVHMPKQSERFYRLLVEFAESIGKEDAQDYVREGGWKARQGGNGVAYAEKSVVSFRPCATEENTFYYDLQRPVSEELYELFRPFGYLNSDMGRAGMGEVYVLSANGEVLLKLQGRPGSRNLKVTILNVRIAGARDLKSAEERIKCQLTKYQMCMGCLACESVCRYNALSVREKKTGGTEYRISDEKCLRCGACVNHFTAGCYMRKVLSIRRT
- a CDS encoding histidine kinase N-terminal 7TM domain-containing protein; this encodes MVNFVIFVECFGICLTIIALLLLLNGDGAREQKLLIFILCGSLVQNAGYLLELTAPTVEAAMTAVTVENLGSAFVPLCYCWFIYIYCYITPPKTLLNVLSVISFFILPTVFFNWNGLFYQDVRWLADTDGFHYVSITYGPLYVFFLFSRIIIPHALCIFTLLSAIRGRSDRQVNRQYWTILGISTLPVIVLIAYICKLVKIFDFTPVTLTISMSLVVIVVWSRRNYDFRHLAAAKVLESLGDGVITLDDHDRLVSYNKAAAEIFTRLPAHKLGENIRVVKDFQEEMLDEKAFPSMSGIMKATADIL
- a CDS encoding ATP-binding protein yields the protein MTDTKAYINEIKRVRQQAEKASIVKSEFLANMSHEIRTPMNAIIGLNDIIMEECGDTEIYAHAKDVQSAAKNLLAITNDILDLSKVEAGKTELVYEDYYIKVIANEIVGIMDMAASQRGIILKYECDQTIPCHYNGDDGRSKQILINILNNAIKFTKKGYVRVYITGKPGVNEYKELLTFCVEDTGCGIREEDLEKIFEDFRQVDFRRNRSTEGTGLGLAIVKHLVELMKGTIDLQSTYGKGITVTITVPQKIVDRRPISEMPELPQTEQKITDTFTAPGIRVLIVDDNVINRKVARGFLKNYAFDLTEAESGPEAIELVRNIRYDIIFMDHMMPGMDGIEAAEIIRRDCGENGTAPVMVALTANAMEGMREHFLKCGFQDFISKPLAPSEFQIDGVDMDAAMEYYSGDEDSFVDLLELYCMDGKRKTELLHELVDSDILRYQIELHGLKSASANIGAMDVSALARAQENAAAQGDRAFITEQFPVLMAEYETLLANIEQFLEGRRQENDGAEKLPGLPIQELTEQTAAALEELKHFRSRQCAERVDRMLLHELPEDIGKRLLQIRDQLRLYEDDNAEDLLSQLLSILKKEEEVK
- the larE gene encoding ATP-dependent sacrificial sulfur transferase LarE, with amino-acid sequence MTENSTEAAKIKLEHLKQNLREPGRVAIAFSGGVDSTFLLKTAQEVPGVQVLAVTARSASFPGRELEEAREFCRKEGIRQIVFAFRELEIEGFRQNPPNRCYFCKKAFLEQVREIAAEQGMAYVAEGSNVDDEGDYRPGMQAVAELGIRSPLREAGLTKQEIRLLSREMGLDTWEKPSFACLASRFPYGEVITEEKLAMVEQAEQLLMELGFAQFRVRIHGTMARIEVLPEDFEKLFPEEIRRRIIGQFREYGFTYVSVDMEGYRTGSMNEIL
- a CDS encoding MgtC/SapB family protein, with translation MMDFVQQMEWMARILLAGFCGGLIGYERESRKKTAGLRTHVIVAVSSALMIVLSKYGFQDVVGQYVRVDPARIAAGAVAAIGFLGSGVIFSRNKNVSGITTSAGIWATVGVGMAVGAGLYVIGICTTVIVVLVEIFLGRQGKLSHIIKDVYEVEVEYIFTTDAGSRIGGEIKRELEEVYKCRILKFRTRKKGNRIRLEMLVRTSHGKELFHLTEFAEKYPEIKRIEI